TCCAATTTTCTGTAAATCTTGTTGTGATATTTCATATTAGACCAACATTACATAATCTAGAGCATGTCAAGTTACCTATGTTTACTTGTAACGAACAAACTCACATGTGTGCAAAACACTCAGGAGAAGGAGGATAACAATGGCGTCAGTCATGCACCAGCCGCTGCCGCGTTGTCCATTGGGGCATGCAACTAGCTCGCTGATGCCTCTGGCGCGGGAAGAGAATGTCGGGGAAGTTAATTGCAGCTGCAAACCGTAGTGTGGTAGCAGCGAGAACCTTTGGTCTTGGCCTTGAGCTGTCCAGTCCAATCCGGTAACATTTTTCCTTCTCATTTGTTGGTTATGTTGTGTATTTCTTAAATTATCTATAGCCATGTATCATTACACTCTGGCAGAATTTTTCCGGTGGGCACTGTCCTGAAAATATTCAGAATGGTAGCTAGCtgttgtgttttgtatcacattgGTTCAGGTTCAGGTCGGCATGACCACAATGACCATTTTGTTACATGCTTGCTGTTGGTGGCACACATGCTTGTTATAATCGTATTTCAGGAGGTCTGATTTGATATATAAGCCTAGTTGTACTTGTTGGAATTTTTTAAATCTGAGTCACATGAGTGGACATGTGCTTGGTATTTGATTACCTGAGATCACACAATTGGATAGGTGCTTGATCTTTCATTACCTGAGATATGGTGACGCTTCTATGATTTGGGCAAAGTAGGATATGTCATGAAATGTGTGTTGCACAAGTGTAGTAGTAGCAGTCGCACTTGACTTGATGTGCATGTAAAGTTTATCATGTCTGTCGTTTTTTCCTAATGGTAGCTAGCCGATGTGCATATGCTATAGCTGGTGCTGGTTCTGGCTGGATCCAAAACCTGTAATGGTGCCAGAACTGGCACTTGCATTGGTTTCACCAtcgatctttttttttttgcaatctgTACCTGAAAGAATCATCTTACATTCCTAGTCGCTTGAGCTTGATTCATGGACTGAGCTTCTTCTTCGACCAACGGTAGCTGGATGCAGAGCTGGAGCGTCTTCAAGGGCTTATCTAACAGGTAATGTACCATCATAAACACTGTTTTCCTGTCTTGCCTTTTTTTCTCAAGGGATAACGAAAATGTGTGCTCATGGATGCTAATAATTCTACGGAACACACTTCCTCCTGTAGCTTTACATCCCAACTCCCAAGTAGTTTCTAATTGTGTCCCTCGTTTAAACAGCTGATGCTTATCTTGTTGGTTTGTGATTTTCAGGTATAGAAGAAAATGCCAAGACAACCTGAAGAAACTAGTTTATGTCCGTGTGATTTTTCTGGTCGCTTTGGAGTCTGACCCTGCCTGGAAAGCTGGCTTGGCCTTGGCGCGGTGCCACTGCTGGTGATGTGCTGCCTGTTGCATGTGTGTGATACTACTGTTTCGGTCCTTGTAGTGTCGTCTTTGTAATGCTCCAGACTAGGGAGTTTTGTAATGCTCCAGACCAGGGAGTTATAGTTATTGTGTAGCTAGATGTAACCTGTGGTACGTTTGCATTCTTTGGTACTTGACTAGTGTTTTTGTCTGGCCAGAATTTGCAAATCATgtgggttatttgagaagatatgATTTGTGTTGCGTACACAGTAATGTTTGTTGCATGTTGTGAATGTTAAAAAAAGAGGAGAGGTTATGCCAATATTTTGAGCACCGTTGCTATCTATTTTCtgttaataatatgtcatccataATCAAGCTGAGCTTGCTGCTAGGCAGAGGAAATCGATTCAGTTATGTGATGGCCGGACTCTGATTAGCTGATGTGCATGTAATAGAGCATGGCTGTCTCGCCGGCAGTGCAAGGAGTCACGAAGATGTAGGTGGAGCAGAGTGTTGATATTGTGGTGATTCTAAAATCTACCGAGATTGCATTTGTTTAGGCCATCTAGAAGCAAGAATTAACCATATATCAAGGCGAGTGGTCGATGAGCAACAAGCTAGTAGCATGGTAGTAAGTAGGAGCTGATCAATTCCTAATTACCCAGTTGGCTTACTTGCAATTTTGTTTTACCTAGTTGGCTGATTTGATTTAGCAAGAAAATTAAAGGCAGCAAGAAAAGTTGCGACGTGCCTAGTGCATGAATTGAGTTCAACATGAATTACGCTACGTGCCTAGTGAGTTGCAGGTTGTGCTTCTCGTTGATCCGGTGGAATTATGGAGAAGCACGGTCCATATTAACTAGATCCAGTGAACTGACCAGCCCGCCCACCCTCCCGTAATTACAGGTCATTTAATCACCACAGATCGGAGACATGCAGCTTGATTGATTTGGTTCCGCAAGAATCGTGCATATGCATGTTGTCCACGTCACCGATCCGTGGGAAGATAAATCCCAGCAGCTCATCATCCCTCGCTCCCCACAATCAATGGGAAGGTGAATCAAGAGTAAAGCGAAATTAGCAGCGAGTACCCCTCGTCTTCTCCTCCTTCCCGCTCGTGCCTTCCTCCTCGAAATTTCAAACCTCTCCAGTTCGGCTCTATAAGTAGAATCCCCTCGCCACACACCGCGTGTGGGTTGCGCGTGTGACtatgacttagactttgacttttACTCGTCGAGGAGAGGTGAGGTGAGGTGAGGTGAGCGCCATGGCTGGCGGGCGGACGACCCGACGACATCGAGGAGGAGCTGTGATGGGGACCGAGATCTTCCAGCACGCAGGTAATCCATCCATCCCGATCTatttatcatggttttcctttgttCCATGTCAAATTAGTCGTTCGATCTTGGATATTCCTTTGTTCCCAGCAGCAGCAAGCACAGCCGCGCTTCGATTTCGTGGAGAATCGAAGGTCATGAGGCACCACTGCAACAACTTGTGTTTGATTCCTCTCACAGTTTCTGATTCTGTTTTCTTAGGTCCTAAGTTGTATATCAGTCActgccttttcttttctttttcttttttccaaacggCGTGTACTATGGTTTGGGGGTCTTCATTTTCAGTCAATAGGCAGAGCATGAATTGGAGCAATCCTCCTGTGATTCTTAGTATTTAAGTCCCTGAGATGAAGGTGGATTGATGTCCTTCTCTGCTGCAGATCGTCGTGTCATATgctatcgtatcatatgctatcgtcgtgcaagcctgaggcgtctagccgcccttacatctatcttaggtgtaggggcggcaccccgcttgatcgttattcagtagatccgatccgtcatgattgctccttgctctgcaaggattagtttaatatctgcatcgttaggccttacaaacgggttgaaggatccagcggcgcgtagggtgtagtttgctagccctagacgggatgttccgaggatcaaccttgtgttggtttttaggccttgtctagggtcggcttacgatcaccgtgcgtggccgcgaggctcaatcacgagtaggatgttccgattatgcggtgaaaaccctaaatcgtggtAGGTTGTGTTAGCTTTAttccgatcaagcaggaccaccatatattcgtgcacctcgtacgaatcatgggtgtatcggctctctgagccgattcgcaggataacctgagagccgatcgaggctcgtatttaatgtttacgtgtatgccatgcaggaaactaagcgaggcatcatccatcaccttcctgaccaggtatacggtcaggtggcacgcccttgcaccagcatcggcgcgTGCGTTCCAGAAGaccttgcgggccgtcgctcggagggaccagggccagccgcagccctaggttgttcccggctctactgtgttgcccgtcgctgctcgccggtgggtttctgacgccaacaaAATAATATGACATCTATAATACTAAATGAATATCAATATATTCACCATAAAGTATATTTTTTCCAAGCCCCATGTCATACCCCTGGTTGCCGGGGGCCAGCTCCGTCAGCTGTATGCAGATGTCTGATGTAATGTTTAAACCTTTTAAGTAATAAATCACTATTTACCGAAAAAAGTTATGCCTAAGGGTGCAGTTCACATACTAATGCATGCCGTGTTCTTGTGGTTTGAGTGTGATTGCAGACTTGCTTCAGTCCAATCACACCTGTTGCATGAGCAATAAATGCATGTCTATTGGCAGCTTTCACAGTGGAAATTCTAGTATATTGTTGTTGTCATCTCTGGAAATAATGAATTACCATGTCATGGGATAGAAGGCTCCAAACCCAAGTCGTCGTTTGTTCCTAGCCATAAAATTTGGGAGAATATCTTCCTGTTTTGCATGCCGTGTTCCTGGGATTTGAGTGCGAGTGTGATAGCTTTCATAGTGAGGAAATTCTAGTGTACTGTCGTTGTCATCTCTGGAAAAAAAACAAATTACCATGTCATGGGACAGAAGACTCCATGCCTGAGTTGTCTTCTGTTCCTAGTGAGAGAATTTGAGAGAATATCGTCCTCTTTTGCGCATCGTGCACACGAACGGAAGTCAATAATTAGTATTCCAATCACACTATTACTAGGTATATAAGCAGGTGCACATTAGTACATACCAATCCCTTGCCCACCTTAGTACTCTTAACAGAACTAGCTAGGATATCAACTCCCTATTGCATCTGTGAAGCTGGCTGTCATGGGGAATCCCGGCGCATATTATCATTCTGTTACTATACAAGCCTTGACTGTCTTCTCCCTCGTTGCAGTTTTTGCAGCAGATCATGTTCATGGAGGAAATGATGGGTGCTCACATTTCTCTTGTGGACATCTCCAAAACATATCATACCCTTTCCGTCGGCGAGGTGATCCTGTTGGGTGCGGCGCTGAAGCATACGAGCTGGTTTGTACCAGTAGCAAGGCTACAATTCAGATCAACACAGGAACATACTACGTGACTGCAATCAACTACACCGGTTCCTACTTCTGGGTTATGGACCCCAACTATGATACCAACAGCAGCTGCCCTCTTCCACAGTGGAATCACCTTCCTTATTCAGCCGGCAAACTTGATTCACATGGATTTTGGAATTTGGAAACTCGAAGCGGCAACTCCATAGCATGTTTTGCTAATTGTTCGCGAGCAGTGATGAATAATAATGCATACAAGCCTGTCACATGTCTGGGTGCCAACAATTCCCATGTTTATGTCTGggtgtctcggtatggatgtcctgTTGGAGAACTTGAACCTTACTGTGGATACCGGGCCATGATTCCATTTAGTGAGGATTATTCTTCTTTTCCGCCAGGGCTACATAATGCAAGATATGCAGATATCACACAACTAGTAAGTAAGGGGTTTATTGTTGAATTTCCCCTTGATACCAATCGACCCAATGAGAAGTTAAGAATTATCCTCAATATATGCCTCAACAATTCAATCAGGTGATGACCCTGTGGTCCCATCTCCTCCCGAATTTTGTTTCTCTCCTCCATGTTCTTTCGAAATTTTAACTTGGAAGCCCACCTGACCTCAAAATTATAATTACAGTGGTGGTTGCAGCACCTCCAAATTTATGACATTTACAGTTACAGCACATAGTTCGACTCACATTGTAATTATCCAAAAGAACAAAAAAACACTGCCCAAAACCTAATTTGTCCCCTATTGTTTACTGCACTTTTCTCTAGTTTTTTTCTTGACCTGATAAGACATGTGCCCTGGCAAAATAGTTTTAAATGAAATGCATATTCGAATTATGGTGCTCCGGTCCAGGGAAAACAAAACCCTGGCGTTTTCTCAAAACTGGATCGAAATAGTATGCAAGTGGAATTTAcctaaccatgatcatgctcccTTCTAAATCTGTTTCTTTGCAATGGTACGATTTGCAGCTACTTCAAGGAGCAAATATCCAGTGCAAGCATCATGAACTGGACTCATGCTTTTTTCTGGAGTGAGGTGCCCTTCCTGGAATGTGTGACTCAGTACTCTTATGATCACAACTACACAACAACATTTGTTTTGGTTGTTGCAACCATAGTATCTCCTACTGCTATCCCCAAGTTCCTTTTCGGTACGTGAGGATTGTATGAttttttactttcaaaaaataatTTACATGCTTTTATTTTAATCATCATAGCCACCTCTTGGACATAAACATATGCCTACACACTCATCTAACTTGCATCCATGTGCAGGGCCTTGGTGGTCGAGGATCATGTGGAGTTGGCGTCGACGACGACGGCAACGCACGGAGAACTTGACGAGCGGCCGGCCGACGCGACggagacgatgacgacgacgggcTCGAGCGGAAGTTGAAGCAGGACATGGGACGACGCTGGCTGCGGAGGACGACGGCGTAGTGTAGAGACGCGCATGAAGCAGAGGTCGATGGAGACTTGCCTTGACGTCGGGAGGCCGGGGGAGGACGGAGACGAGCGGGCGGGAGCACGTAGAGACGGGGTACTCTTCTAGCTAGAGGGACAAGCAGGTGGCGGCGCTGTGCGGAAGAAGTAGGACTAGGGTTTGAAAAGGAGTTCTTATATGGAGGAGGAGCAAGGGATAGCCGTCCCATCAAGAGGACAGCGACGTGCGAGCGCACCGATGTGCTGCCGTACGACAAGAAGAAAGAGAAGAGCATCTCCGTGCCAGCAAAGATGTAAAAGGCCACCATGTTGTTTTTGGGCTCAAAGGAAAACGTGAGCAGATGCCTGGTTTGGGCTTGAAGCCAGGGATAGCTAGAAGGGGAGGCAACATGCCCTTTTTCTTCATTTTCTGGATTTGCAAAGAaagaacaaaaagaaaagaaagatgagAAAGGAGATGGAAGAAATAAAATATATTAGATAGGAAAGTCCAGGAATAGATTTTAGAACAATGTTTTGATTGAAAGCAATTTtacaaggtttccaaaaatataatttTAATTTGGTTTTATTTAATTAAGAATAAGGGTGGGAGGTTTTATATATAAACCATAAGAGAGGGGAAAACATAAATAAATAGTTTTTATTTGAAATAATTTTTATTCAATAAAAtcttatggatgatatgatgcatgatgtcatgatgatgcataaaataaaaagaacaaacaattctattaggggtgctaccctgggccgttacaatcgacaccactaacaaggaatctcGCCCCGAGATTCCACGTCAACCTAAGTGGGAGTTGGTCaaactatcggatcttcaggcgacgtgtcgatctcctcgacaccactaacaagaaatcTTGTTCCGATTTGATGATGCGCTTTCGtcgggatcctccgaagatcggccctaataggtgaggggcaaagatcgtccaacccacgtcggaacctaagactcggaaaactcagataagagagaagactcgaaACTCGAataggtaagaggagaaagaatatagataaggagaaaaatcagagctaatcagaactatccaacgaattttcagaaaatagttttgacactagacacaacgtccgttggcaaggttatcctacaggctggactagtggggtaccgtcaacctgatgctctgataccaacttgtgacaccccaaaaccggtaccatgaggatcccagcgaatccgccgaaatccgcacgatatcgattttaggagacgcaccaccaagcgcctcggacacgccgaagcatgcacgcgatgcgggtggaatcaatcacgagcggtaacattacaacaggattacaatagagcccacaagagacatatatatattacaacaacgactccaacgagtcaagatacaaataggtacatacaaagatccaaatcctacagaagatcaaatacatccgagtacggacaagatacaaattggactaagagtcctaaagataaacgatggcgtccataaccctgcccaggtcaagccggaagggtaaccttgctaacgtcgtcttcatcgtactggtcttcatacctgcccggttatatcccgtagaagcagcaataagtacgggttcgtacttaacaagacttcaagacgtataagcattcgtcaaccagtcatcctttgtacttgaggcacgcaggggacttagaggacgcaagaggaacgtcataggcaatatggtggggttaagcggcagcgcgcaagcactagaaaacctatagagacactctacaacattcgtctatcagagaaggtgagaaagCGCATAAactacagttctatactctgcaaacataacacagccgatgcgttcccccctcgcaaggaagtacttacaaaggcactcgcacggttgtcaagttttaaccagttattatttaagttgttctatcttactatgcaagttattagtattgaaatAACAGGtgcaagttgtctatggtcgaatcatacagctccaagtcgtccataaccgcggacacggcttatcgataagatttaaccctgcaggggtgcccaaatgtgctcacacgcacgatcaacccacttgcgacaggtggatataacgactcgcactctccttcacgacaacaatgtccaggaagccacctaactaagttgaacccgtatcgaagtccggccgtatctccgaagcggacttagctatgtgtgtcaacgtgctaggtggtttaaacacacactggggcgataaaccacttcgcagaggctccacgacctatacgtgcataccagaaacaagggatacaaggcacccaggggcttcccaaagtaaataagtaacatgctggcatgcacgcaacaacaaatggtaaaacattacgaaactagttgtggccactggacaaagctgtagattccggcagtgttcgaggggagacccagaaacatacccacgtgtggttagagcgctcagtctcggaacagataacaagaactcggggtcctaagatatttaggaaacacaagtgagccgtcacaaaacgagcagctgacccaccgatgcctccgctaaacaattatcaacaactaaagtaaccatgattcttcccaacatatgacccgataagataacaataacggtaacgagataaaacagcact
This Lolium perenne isolate Kyuss_39 chromosome 1, Kyuss_2.0, whole genome shotgun sequence DNA region includes the following protein-coding sequences:
- the LOC127341374 gene encoding uncharacterized protein; the protein is MGNPGAYYHSVTIQALTVFSLVAVFAADHVHGGNDGCSHFSCGHLQNISYPFRRRGDPVGCGAEAYELVCTSSKATIQINTGTYYVTAINYTGSYFWVMDPNYDTNSSCPLPQWNHLPYSAGKLDSHGFWNLETRSGNSIACFANCSRAVMNNNAYKPVTCLGANNSHVYVWVSRYGCPVGELEPYCGYRAMIPFSEDYSSFPPGLHNARYADITQLVSKGFIVEFPLDTNRPNEKLRIILNICLNNSISYFKEQISSASIMNWTHAFFWSEVPFLECVTQYSYDHNYTTTFVLVVATIVSPTAIPKFLFGT